In Desulfobacterales bacterium, a single genomic region encodes these proteins:
- a CDS encoding methyltransferase codes for MADRQWHPGELLELSGYFWKTGTLHAAVKLDVFSCLGDEPLSGDALATQLKASPDAVQRLLNALVAMELLVKTDDQYRNTSSSKTFLSKQSPQYIGHMIMHHHHLVESWVQLDRSVKSGESVAQRSSFNDEEWRESFLMGMFNTAMNTAPMLVPKIDISSRRHLLDLGGGPGTYAIHFCQQNPALKATVFDLPTTRPFAEKTIKRFDLSERIDFQDGNYLKDDIKGRYDAAWLSHILHSESPDGCRLIIQKAVDSLKPGGMIIIHEFILNSTMDSPLFPALFSLNMLLRTDAGRAYSEQQLRDMLASAGVKEIQRLPVQTPNDSGIITGTI; via the coding sequence ATGGCAGACCGACAATGGCACCCCGGTGAATTGCTCGAACTTTCCGGATATTTCTGGAAAACGGGCACGCTGCATGCAGCCGTCAAACTTGACGTGTTCAGCTGTCTGGGCGATGAGCCGTTGTCCGGTGATGCACTGGCGACCCAGCTAAAGGCATCACCTGACGCCGTCCAACGCCTGTTGAATGCGCTGGTGGCCATGGAATTGCTGGTCAAAACCGATGACCAGTATCGTAACACCTCTTCAAGCAAAACATTTCTATCCAAACAATCCCCGCAATATATCGGCCATATGATCATGCATCACCACCATCTGGTGGAATCCTGGGTACAGCTGGATCGGTCTGTGAAGTCTGGAGAATCGGTTGCGCAACGGTCATCGTTCAACGATGAAGAATGGCGGGAAAGTTTTTTAATGGGCATGTTCAATACGGCCATGAATACGGCGCCGATGCTCGTTCCCAAAATTGATATTTCATCTCGCCGACACCTACTTGATCTGGGTGGCGGCCCCGGCACCTATGCAATTCACTTTTGCCAGCAAAATCCCGCTTTAAAGGCCACAGTTTTTGATCTACCCACCACGCGGCCATTTGCCGAAAAAACAATCAAACGCTTTGATTTATCTGAGCGCATTGATTTTCAGGATGGAAATTATCTCAAAGATGACATTAAAGGCCGCTATGATGCGGCCTGGCTTTCCCACATTTTGCATTCCGAAAGCCCGGATGGTTGCCGCCTGATTATTCAAAAAGCGGTTGACTCATTAAAGCCCGGCGGGATGATTATCATCCATGAATTTATCCTCAACAGCACCATGGACAGCCCCCTTTTTCCGGCCCTTTTTTCCCTTAATATGCTGTTGCGGACGGATGCGGGGCGGGCTTATTCCGAGCAGCAGCTTCGAGACATGCTGGCGTCTGCCGGTGTGAAGGAAATTCAGCGCCTGCCGGTTCAAACCCCCAATGATTCGGGCATTATCACTGGCACTATTTGA
- a CDS encoding ABC transporter permease: MRFKRFWAILKARNLEFFRDKSAFGWNFIFPFLLVAGFGIIFGGKTYTEYKIGVFPADSEQVSVAALDIPQRFKEMNHLKFIGFADAAAGLKKLKHHRIDFLLKSGPGPHQYWVSDSSPKGYVVEQMFKASLIPPEDQPNAEKKAIQGSAIRYIDWLFPGILAMNMMFSALWGVGYVVVRYRKNGVLKRLKVTPLTAFEYITAQAISRIFLLMFTLVVVWTGCDLIFSFDVQGTYLDLFLVFFLGSLSLTSLGLVLASRGTSEEFTTGILNFISWPMMFLSEVWFSLEGAPQWVKTFAKIFPLTHMLTAARKIMHEGAGLLQIGPEVAVLSMMTLGCLVLGAVLFSWNR; encoded by the coding sequence TAAACGATTTTGGGCCATTTTAAAGGCCAGAAATCTTGAGTTTTTCCGCGACAAGTCGGCATTCGGCTGGAACTTTATATTTCCATTTTTACTGGTGGCCGGCTTTGGCATCATTTTTGGCGGCAAAACCTATACCGAATACAAAATCGGCGTATTTCCAGCCGACTCAGAGCAGGTCTCTGTAGCAGCGCTTGACATCCCGCAGCGCTTCAAGGAAATGAACCATCTTAAATTTATCGGGTTTGCCGATGCCGCTGCAGGTTTAAAAAAACTCAAGCATCACCGCATCGATTTCTTGTTAAAAAGCGGCCCGGGCCCCCATCAATATTGGGTCAGCGATTCATCACCCAAAGGGTATGTGGTCGAACAAATGTTTAAAGCCAGCCTGATCCCGCCCGAAGACCAACCCAACGCTGAAAAAAAGGCCATACAGGGCAGCGCCATCCGATATATCGATTGGCTGTTTCCCGGCATTTTAGCCATGAACATGATGTTCAGTGCCCTCTGGGGGGTGGGTTATGTGGTGGTGCGCTATCGCAAAAACGGAGTGTTAAAGCGCTTAAAAGTCACCCCGCTGACCGCTTTTGAGTATATCACCGCCCAAGCCATATCCCGCATATTTTTGCTGATGTTTACCCTGGTGGTCGTCTGGACGGGCTGTGATCTTATTTTTTCATTTGACGTGCAGGGCACCTACCTGGATTTGTTCCTGGTTTTTTTTCTGGGCAGCTTGAGCCTGACTTCCCTGGGGCTGGTGCTGGCCTCCCGGGGGACCAGCGAGGAATTCACCACCGGCATCTTAAACTTTATCTCCTGGCCGATGATGTTTTTGTCCGAGGTCTGGTTCTCACTGGAAGGGGCTCCGCAGTGGGTCAAAACCTTCGCCAAGATTTTCCCGCTGACCCACATGCTCACTGCTGCCCGTAAAATCATGCATGAAGGCGCCGGCCTCCTTCAGATCGGTCCCGAAGTGGCGGTCCTTTCTATGATGACGCTGGGCTGTTTGGTGTTGGGGGCCGTCCTATTCTCATGGAACCGTTAG